From Bacteroidota bacterium:
TAACAGTGGTGCCGATCAGGCGTTTTTGCCAAATCGCTTCTCCAGTTCTTCTACGGAGATATTGATGATGGTCGGCCGGCCATACGGACATACATAAGGCGTATCACACAGGAAGAGTTGATCCACCAGCGAACGCATTTCTTTTATATCCAGAGGCGCACCGGACTGCACAGCGCCTTTGCGGGCAATACTTTTGGCGAGGTTCTCCCGACCTTTCAGTTTCAGGCCATCCAGGTTGGTTTTGAATTGTTCCAGGATTTCCTCAAGGATGGTCCGTTCATCCCCTACCCGTATTTCTGAAGGAACGCCTCTTACAATAACGGAATTACCTCCAAACAATTCGATCTCAAACCCGAGCGCTTTCATGTTCGGCATGAGCTCCTGGATGAGCGCAAATTCAGCCGGATTAAATTCGATGGTGTGTGGAAAAAGCAGCTGCTGCGAAAGCCCAAACCCGCTTTCCATGCTGTGTAATGCTTTTTCGTACAACACCCGTTCGTGCGCGGCATTCTGATCGATGATCATCATCCCGGAACGAATCTGGGTGAGGATATAGCGGTTGTGGAGTTGCCACAGCAGCGTCTCTTTATCGCCCGTACGGATACGCTCGTCTTCCGCGTTGGTACTGGAAGGAATCAGCAACTCCTCCTGAGGCGCTTCAGGTGGTGGCGCGTTGTACATCCGCGCTGAAAGATCGCCCGGGGCAATGCCTGAAGATGCTGGCAACTTTCCGCTGCTCCAGTTGCTGCTGCCCCCGGACCAGTTGCTTCCTCCTCCCTGTCGGCCCGCAGGCATCGAAACAGGATCAGGCGGCCAGGTGGTTTCCGACCCTGCCGGCGATGCTGTGCCCAGATCCATTGCCGGCGGCATCATACCCGATTCCATGGACAGTTGCGGCGACAAAATTGCAGATCCCAGTCCCTTGCGAACAATGGTGCGAATAAACCCGTAAAGCCCGCGCTCATCGTCGAACTTCACTTCTGCTTTCGTAGGATGTACGTTGACATCTACATGTTTGGGGTCAATCGACAGGAAAAGCGTAAAGAAAGGATATGCATTCTCGGGCAGCAGCTCTTCATACGAAGACCGTACGGCGTGTTCGAGATAGCGGCTCTTTACGTACCGATCGTTGACAAACAGGAATTGCTCCCCGCGGCTCTTGCGATAGAATTCGGGTGTGGATACAAAGCCTGAGACTGAGATGTAACTTGTTTTCTCTTCAACCTGAAGCAGTTGGCCATCGAGTTGTTGTCCGAATAGCGCCACGATACGCGTTTTGAGCGCGTCGTAAAATCCGGCGTCCTGGGAAGCCGGCAGATGGTAAACTTCATTGTTGTCGTGCAACAGGGTGAAGGAGACCACCGGATGCGACAACGCAAGAAATTGAAACGTCTCGACCAGGTGTTTGAATTCGGTAGCTGGCGACTTGAGAAAGCTGCGTCGTGCTGGTACGTTGTAAAACAAGTTGCGGATCGCAATCGATGTGCCGGCAGGCGCAGCACAGGGCTCTTGTTCAACGAGTGCTCCCCCATCCATGCGGATGCGGACGCCCGTGTC
This genomic window contains:
- the mutL gene encoding DNA mismatch repair endonuclease MutL, which codes for MEAAGIIQTMPLSLANKIAAGEVVQRPASAAKELIENAIDAGATEIKLILKAAGSELIQVIDDGCGMSEADALACFERHATSKIKSIDDLDSIRTLGFRGEALASIAAVSQVELKTRRLNDDTGVRIRMDGGALVEQEPCAAPAGTSIAIRNLFYNVPARRSFLKSPATEFKHLVETFQFLALSHPVVSFTLLHDNNEVYHLPASQDAGFYDALKTRIVALFGQQLDGQLLQVEEKTSYISVSGFVSTPEFYRKSRGEQFLFVNDRYVKSRYLEHAVRSSYEELLPENAYPFFTLFLSIDPKHVDVNVHPTKAEVKFDDERGLYGFIRTIVRKGLGSAILSPQLSMESGMMPPAMDLGTASPAGSETTWPPDPVSMPAGRQGGGSNWSGGSSNWSSGKLPASSGIAPGDLSARMYNAPPPEAPQEELLIPSSTNAEDERIRTGDKETLLWQLHNRYILTQIRSGMMIIDQNAAHERVLYEKALHSMESGFGLSQQLLFPHTIEFNPAEFALIQELMPNMKALGFEIELFGGNSVIVRGVPSEIRVGDERTILEEILEQFKTNLDGLKLKGRENLAKSIARKGAVQSGAPLDIKEMRSLVDQLFLCDTPYVCPYGRPTIINISVEELEKRFGKNA